Proteins from one Halopseudomonas pelagia genomic window:
- a CDS encoding LysE family translocator yields the protein MTHLLPFLLFAFVASITPGPTNLLAMSNSARFGLRATLPIIAGGCLASAGLVLAVGIGLGQTLLEVPVAAQLLGWAGALWLTYLGWQIAHAPAEVETDTHTAQPLSGWVAALMQLINPKPWTVALAVVSVFMASANAPAWLLALLFLLMAIPCMLLWAWLGMQAQARLNSPSQLRRFNQLMGLLLALSGWLGLLG from the coding sequence GTGACTCATCTGCTGCCTTTTCTGCTTTTTGCCTTTGTGGCTTCCATCACGCCTGGCCCGACCAACCTTCTGGCGATGAGCAACAGCGCGCGCTTCGGCCTGCGCGCAACCTTACCCATCATCGCCGGGGGTTGTCTGGCATCGGCCGGGCTGGTCCTGGCGGTGGGTATTGGTCTGGGCCAGACGTTATTGGAAGTGCCGGTAGCGGCCCAGCTACTTGGCTGGGCAGGCGCGCTCTGGCTGACCTATCTGGGTTGGCAAATCGCTCATGCGCCAGCAGAAGTCGAAACTGATACGCATACAGCACAGCCCTTGAGTGGCTGGGTGGCGGCGCTGATGCAACTGATCAATCCCAAGCCCTGGACAGTCGCGCTGGCGGTGGTCAGCGTCTTTATGGCCAGCGCCAACGCGCCCGCCTGGTTGCTGGCGCTGTTGTTTCTGTTGATGGCCATTCCCTGCATGCTGCTCTGGGCCTGGCTGGGCATGCAAGCGCAGGCGCGCCTGAATTCACCCAGCCAATTGCGCCGGTTCAATCAGTTGATGGGGCTGTTGCTCGCCCTGTCAGGCTGGCTTGGTTTGCTGGGGTAG
- a CDS encoding LysR substrate-binding domain-containing protein, whose protein sequence is MTHRRLPSLSALRAFEAAARHESAKQAALELSVTATAISHQVRGLEEALGVSLFVRKPRQLELTAQGRELQEVLESAFDSISTAVERLSAVPCRQAVTLSTTPAVAVRWLLSWVCLLRESHPDIDLRIHASHEPVALDGVTADLAIRYGDGRWPGLVAEKLFDNTFIPTCSPHLGLHDVAQLASHSLIHFRNEGAVSSPIDWAAWQKLAKVPGLDVSAGLVFSDETHAVSAAIGGQGVALMSRPLIEDELREGRLVQPFGPAFEGKPFYLVYPESRRNDPTILAIRDWVMSVPGGLCTLSG, encoded by the coding sequence ATGACTCATCGCCGTTTACCTTCCCTTTCTGCGTTGCGGGCGTTTGAAGCCGCGGCTCGGCATGAGAGCGCCAAGCAGGCGGCGTTGGAACTGTCCGTCACAGCTACCGCTATCAGTCACCAGGTCCGCGGGCTCGAAGAGGCGCTAGGCGTTTCGCTATTTGTGCGCAAGCCCCGACAGCTGGAATTGACGGCTCAGGGGCGGGAGCTGCAAGAAGTGCTGGAGTCTGCGTTCGACAGCATCAGTACTGCAGTTGAGCGCCTAAGCGCAGTGCCCTGTCGTCAGGCGGTCACGCTCTCAACAACGCCAGCTGTTGCGGTGCGTTGGTTGTTGTCATGGGTTTGCTTGTTACGCGAGTCACATCCGGATATCGATTTGCGCATTCATGCGTCCCATGAGCCGGTCGCCCTGGACGGAGTAACGGCGGACCTGGCTATTCGCTATGGTGACGGTCGCTGGCCGGGTCTGGTGGCAGAAAAGCTGTTCGATAACACCTTTATCCCTACCTGCAGCCCGCATCTTGGGTTGCACGATGTAGCTCAGCTTGCCTCGCATTCGTTGATCCACTTTCGCAACGAGGGTGCAGTATCGTCGCCCATCGACTGGGCGGCGTGGCAGAAGCTGGCAAAGGTGCCTGGGCTGGACGTCAGTGCCGGATTGGTGTTTTCCGACGAGACTCATGCCGTATCCGCTGCCATTGGCGGCCAGGGTGTGGCGCTGATGAGTCGTCCGTTGATTGAGGATGAACTGCGAGAGGGGCGTCTGGTTCAGCCTTTTGGCCCGGCGTTTGAAGGTAAACCCTTCTATCTGGTGTACCCGGAAAGCCGCCGGAACGATCCGACGATTCTGGCTATTCGCGATTGGGTGATGTCGGTGCCGGGCGGGTTGTGTACGTTGTCGGGTTAA
- a CDS encoding MauE/DoxX family redox-associated membrane protein, translating to MTQAKHATLYRMVMKKHLCPFGLKSLDLLRRQGYSVDDNWLTSREETDAFKAKHDVDTTPQTFIGEQRIGGYDDLRRHFGKEVKSADDTSYRPVLAVFGVAALLALAVIWMAGGALLSLRTVELFIAFSMCILALLKLQDIESFSTMFLNYDLLARRKVPYSYIYPYAELFAGVLMVAGALLWLAIPVALVIGTIGAASVFKAVYIDKRELKCACVGGGSSVPLGFVSLTENLMMMAMGLWMFRYFGG from the coding sequence ATGACTCAGGCAAAACACGCCACGCTTTACCGCATGGTCATGAAAAAGCACCTCTGCCCATTTGGTCTGAAGTCGCTTGATCTGCTCAGGCGGCAAGGCTACAGCGTGGACGACAACTGGCTGACCAGCCGCGAAGAAACCGACGCATTCAAGGCCAAGCATGATGTTGATACCACCCCGCAAACCTTTATCGGCGAGCAGCGTATCGGCGGTTACGACGATCTGCGCCGGCATTTTGGCAAAGAGGTAAAGTCCGCCGATGATACCAGTTACAGACCGGTCCTGGCGGTATTCGGGGTTGCCGCACTGCTGGCGTTGGCGGTGATCTGGATGGCCGGTGGGGCGCTGCTGAGCCTGCGAACTGTCGAGCTGTTTATCGCTTTCAGCATGTGCATTCTGGCGCTGCTCAAATTGCAGGATATCGAGAGCTTTTCCACCATGTTTCTCAACTACGATCTGCTCGCCCGCCGCAAAGTGCCCTACTCCTATATTTATCCCTACGCCGAATTGTTTGCCGGCGTGTTGATGGTAGCCGGGGCCTTGCTGTGGCTTGCCATTCCGGTAGCTCTGGTTATCGGTACCATCGGGGCGGCGTCAGTATTCAAGGCCGTGTACATCGATAAACGCGAGCTTAAATGCGCCTGCGTTGGCGGCGGCAGCAGTGTGCCGCTGGGTTTTGTATCGCTGACTGAAAATCTGATGATGATGGCTATGGGGTTGTGGATGTTCAGATACTTTGGCGGTTGA
- a CDS encoding Sbal_3080 family lipoprotein: MKKILSITALALLGAGCTSIQVQPISTQTMPEQICIEENPKVIVADFLSVVRSRIEYHDIGTQVFENEIPAGCEYTMTYTALKNWDVTTYLHHAELRLEHHGRKVGFAQYHLKGKGGLDLTKWKSTKAKMDPVVDELLGK; this comes from the coding sequence ATGAAAAAAATACTCTCCATTACCGCACTTGCCTTGCTGGGAGCCGGGTGTACCTCTATTCAAGTCCAACCGATAAGCACACAGACAATGCCCGAGCAAATATGCATCGAAGAAAACCCCAAAGTGATTGTTGCCGATTTCCTCAGCGTTGTGAGAAGCCGAATCGAGTATCACGACATTGGTACTCAAGTATTTGAAAACGAGATACCCGCCGGCTGCGAGTACACGATGACCTATACCGCGCTGAAAAATTGGGACGTGACCACATACCTGCATCACGCAGAGCTCCGCTTGGAGCACCACGGAAGAAAAGTCGGCTTCGCGCAGTATCACCTCAAGGGTAAAGGCGGATTGGATCTGACGAAATGGAAAAGTACGAAAGCAAAAATGGATCCTGTCGTGGATGAGTTGCTCGGCAAGTGA
- a CDS encoding flavin-containing monooxygenase — MTLRIAILGAGPSGLAQLRAFEAARRDGADIPEIVCYEKQSDWGGLWNYTWRTGLDAYGEPVHGSMYRYLWSNGPKECLEFADYSFEEHFGRPIPSYPPRAVLRDYIMGRVAKSNVRQYIRFNTAVHWVDQDQATGKFAVTVRDLKQDELSTEEFDHVIVATGHFSTPNAPYFEGLEQFPGRVLHAHDFRDAVEFEGKDLLLIGSSYSAEDIGTQCHKYGAKSVTFSYRSQPMGFDWPESFAEVPLLTEVIGKTAHFKDGTSKEVDAIILCTGYQHHFPFLPNELTLTTHNRLYPEGLYKGIVSLASPQLMFLGMQDQYYTFNMFDAQAWYARDLILDRIKLPAAAAMEADCNEWVSREEQVANPFEAIDFQAAYILDLLEPTDYPAFDVTGVAEIFKEWEHHKEADILGYRNKSYRSTLTGTLAPVHHTRWMDAMDDSLEAFLAEEQAQPAKESA, encoded by the coding sequence ATGACTTTAAGAATCGCCATTCTCGGCGCCGGCCCAAGCGGCCTGGCCCAACTACGTGCTTTCGAAGCAGCCCGCCGCGACGGTGCCGACATTCCTGAAATCGTTTGCTATGAAAAGCAAAGCGACTGGGGCGGCCTGTGGAATTACACCTGGCGCACCGGCCTCGACGCTTACGGCGAGCCGGTCCATGGCAGCATGTACCGTTACTTGTGGTCCAACGGCCCGAAGGAATGCCTCGAGTTCGCCGATTACAGTTTCGAAGAGCATTTCGGCCGGCCCATCCCGTCCTATCCGCCGCGCGCCGTGCTGCGCGACTACATCATGGGGCGCGTGGCCAAGAGTAATGTACGCCAGTACATTCGCTTCAATACCGCCGTGCACTGGGTAGACCAGGATCAAGCGACAGGCAAGTTCGCAGTCACCGTGCGCGATCTCAAACAGGATGAGCTGAGTACCGAAGAGTTCGATCATGTGATCGTCGCCACCGGGCACTTCTCCACGCCTAACGCGCCTTACTTTGAAGGGTTGGAGCAGTTTCCTGGCCGCGTACTGCATGCGCATGATTTCCGCGATGCGGTTGAATTCGAAGGCAAGGATCTGCTGCTGATCGGTAGTAGCTATTCCGCGGAAGACATCGGTACCCAGTGCCACAAATACGGGGCCAAATCGGTCACCTTCAGCTATCGCTCACAGCCCATGGGCTTTGATTGGCCGGAGTCCTTCGCCGAAGTGCCGCTGCTGACCGAGGTGATCGGCAAGACCGCCCATTTCAAGGACGGTACCAGCAAGGAGGTCGACGCGATCATTCTGTGCACCGGGTATCAGCACCATTTCCCGTTCCTGCCCAACGAGCTGACCCTGACCACGCACAACCGGCTGTACCCTGAAGGCCTGTACAAAGGCATCGTTTCCCTGGCCAGCCCACAGCTGATGTTCCTTGGCATGCAGGATCAGTACTACACCTTCAACATGTTCGACGCGCAGGCCTGGTACGCCCGCGATCTGATACTTGATCGCATCAAGCTGCCAGCGGCTGCGGCCATGGAAGCCGATTGCAACGAATGGGTTAGCCGTGAAGAGCAGGTTGCCAATCCCTTCGAGGCGATCGATTTCCAGGCGGCCTACATCCTCGATCTGCTTGAGCCTACCGACTATCCAGCGTTTGACGTGACCGGCGTGGCCGAGATCTTCAAGGAGTGGGAGCACCACAAGGAAGCGGACATACTCGGTTACCGCAACAAGAGCTATCGCTCGACACTGACCGGTACGCTGGCGCCCGTGCATCACACGCGCTGGATGGATGCGATGGACGATTCGCTGGAAGCCTTCCTTGCTGAAGAGCAAGCCCAGCCAGCCAAGGAAAGCGCATGA
- a CDS encoding NYN domain-containing protein: MQDLTNGTEATVAILVDCDNVPPEILPYALRVAAQFGRVALRRGYGNHTTLANRWQEALVRQAFTPHLQYQYASGKNTADIALALDALEAMFDQRADTFCLVTSDSDFAYLCRKLRERGSRVCIVGEAKTPQALRNASDQFFEWSADDADPDGTSDSAEKAPVKLESAAKPKAPKVEPSKELVKDLAKETNKPPVKQRPRFVVEAVTLLASESSEGKVGLGALGQYLKRTDPAFSPKTYGHSGLLDMVKTYDLLELKQEAGAGWFVVLADVKSG; encoded by the coding sequence ATGCAGGACTTAACTAACGGAACCGAGGCTACAGTTGCGATTCTGGTGGACTGCGATAACGTTCCGCCGGAAATCCTTCCTTACGCACTGCGCGTTGCCGCCCAGTTTGGCCGCGTGGCGTTGCGCCGCGGCTACGGCAATCACACCACGTTGGCAAATCGCTGGCAGGAAGCCTTGGTTCGCCAGGCGTTCACGCCGCATCTGCAGTACCAGTACGCTTCGGGCAAGAACACCGCTGATATCGCGCTGGCGCTGGACGCGCTTGAAGCCATGTTTGACCAACGCGCCGACACCTTCTGCTTGGTTACCAGTGACTCCGACTTCGCCTACCTGTGCCGCAAATTACGCGAGCGCGGCTCGCGCGTGTGCATAGTCGGCGAAGCGAAAACGCCGCAGGCACTTCGTAACGCTAGCGACCAGTTTTTTGAATGGTCGGCTGATGATGCAGATCCCGATGGCACTAGCGATTCGGCAGAAAAAGCCCCGGTGAAACTGGAGTCCGCCGCCAAGCCCAAAGCCCCGAAGGTAGAGCCGAGCAAAGAGCTGGTTAAAGATCTCGCCAAGGAAACCAACAAACCACCGGTCAAGCAACGACCCCGTTTTGTGGTGGAGGCAGTCACTCTGCTGGCCAGCGAATCATCCGAGGGTAAAGTCGGCCTGGGCGCGCTCGGGCAATACCTTAAGCGCACTGATCCAGCCTTTTCCCCCAAGACCTACGGGCATTCCGGGTTGCTGGACATGGTGAAGACCTATGATTTGTTGGAATTGAAACAGGAAGCGGGAGCGGGATGGTTTGTAGTGTTGGCGGACGTGAAGAGCGGATGA
- a CDS encoding DNA methylase, with protein MAKHVSAADIGLDLSQGNDQALFKWFIASFLFGKRIQQNIAVQTYRVIIEQHQRDTPRKLGNCSHRELVRMLGEGGYARYDESTATRLHKLCVKLNDEYQGKMSVIHQLSDNRADLEKRLNAFEGVGPKTVEIFMREAGPVWY; from the coding sequence ATGGCAAAGCACGTATCCGCCGCGGATATCGGCCTGGACCTGAGCCAGGGTAACGACCAAGCACTATTCAAATGGTTTATCGCCAGTTTTCTGTTCGGCAAGCGCATTCAGCAGAACATCGCCGTACAAACCTACCGCGTGATCATCGAACAACATCAGCGCGATACTCCGCGCAAACTCGGCAATTGCTCCCATCGAGAGTTGGTCAGGATGCTCGGCGAGGGCGGCTACGCTCGTTATGACGAATCCACAGCTACGCGCCTGCACAAACTCTGCGTCAAGCTGAATGACGAGTATCAGGGCAAAATGAGTGTTATTCACCAGCTCAGCGACAACCGTGCGGACCTGGAAAAACGCCTGAACGCATTTGAAGGCGTCGGTCCGAAAACCGTCGAGATCTTTATGCGTGAAGCTGGACCCGTTTGGTACTGA
- a CDS encoding DMT family transporter, producing the protein MSLSSSNQPTLSQARSRFTSSSIRWGFMWALWCAVLWGAWYVPGSAVWFEAPYIDLSYDTNAEFLLAAAVLTTFNAIAVLFFLFVWNGVLGKWGEYLRTIRQMRYISKWFFIGAIFGGPMAIFGSYLAMGYIGGAFAAISALMYPIIGATLARLWYQEKITRRAALGIFIILAGGVTVYAPGIIGELTGTGDAGWLGYLGGAMAALGWGIEGAIAGRGLDVADPDVGITVRFTAEVLYWVVLILPAIYLFTDQPVVDLVVATFNWAAIGWLTLAGVTFAFCYVSWYKSFPLIGVGRGQAIAALYGLFAVIFLAAFTLDLPAWNFLAGLVLFVTGGFVMYTENDEVLEVVRAVSTDSKTTTAHAANS; encoded by the coding sequence ATGAGTTTGTCCAGCTCTAACCAGCCAACCCTGAGCCAGGCGCGCTCGCGCTTCACCTCCAGCAGCATTCGTTGGGGCTTCATGTGGGCGTTATGGTGCGCCGTGCTCTGGGGCGCCTGGTATGTACCTGGCTCCGCAGTCTGGTTCGAAGCGCCGTATATCGACCTGAGCTACGACACCAACGCCGAATTCCTGCTCGCGGCGGCGGTGCTGACCACGTTCAACGCGATTGCCGTGCTGTTCTTCCTGTTCGTCTGGAACGGGGTATTGGGCAAGTGGGGTGAGTATCTGCGCACCATCCGGCAGATGCGTTACATCTCCAAGTGGTTCTTCATTGGCGCCATCTTTGGTGGGCCGATGGCGATCTTTGGCTCGTATCTGGCGATGGGCTATATCGGCGGGGCCTTTGCGGCCATTTCCGCATTGATGTACCCGATCATCGGCGCCACGCTGGCCAGACTCTGGTATCAGGAGAAGATCACCCGGCGTGCCGCGCTGGGTATCTTCATCATTCTGGCTGGCGGCGTGACGGTATATGCACCAGGTATTATCGGTGAGCTGACCGGTACTGGTGACGCGGGCTGGCTGGGCTACCTCGGTGGTGCCATGGCTGCGCTGGGCTGGGGGATCGAAGGTGCCATTGCTGGCCGTGGGCTTGATGTGGCTGACCCGGATGTGGGTATAACCGTGCGCTTTACTGCGGAAGTCCTCTACTGGGTGGTCCTGATTCTGCCTGCAATCTACCTGTTCACTGATCAACCGGTGGTGGATCTGGTGGTCGCGACCTTCAACTGGGCAGCTATCGGCTGGCTGACGCTGGCGGGCGTGACTTTCGCCTTCTGCTACGTCTCCTGGTACAAGTCATTCCCGTTGATCGGGGTAGGGCGTGGGCAAGCGATTGCCGCGCTGTATGGCTTGTTTGCAGTGATCTTCCTCGCCGCATTCACCCTGGATCTGCCCGCCTGGAACTTCCTGGCTGGCCTGGTGCTGTTCGTGACCGGCGGTTTCGTCATGTATACCGAGAATGACGAAGTGCTTGAAGTGGTACGCGCCGTCTCCACCGACAGCAAAACGACTACCGCTCACGCGGCCAACTCGTGA
- a CDS encoding AraC family transcriptional regulator yields MSTRNWIDLKQDADTGIETIRAHFEGHAYDPHWHDSYLVGFTEQGVQRFHCGRQLYDSVPGKVILLEPGEIHDGEAPTTDGFTYSMLYLDPRWLEQELRSLFGDAPEDCVPAMSMTVAQSPKLIFAIASTFQTLHQQELRIVRQTALDYLLTQLTSQMHWRRRTETDPRMPQVARQARDYLHSHLQDDVSLTDLASLTGVDRFRLNRAFKAAFGLAPHAYLVQLRLAQARRKLAAGESPALVAAGLGFADQSHLGRWFKRAYGLTPAAYQQRCTHLPDGR; encoded by the coding sequence ATGAGCACACGTAACTGGATTGATCTCAAACAGGATGCCGACACCGGCATTGAGACCATTCGTGCGCATTTTGAGGGGCATGCCTACGACCCGCACTGGCACGACAGCTATCTGGTCGGTTTTACCGAGCAAGGAGTACAACGCTTTCATTGCGGGCGACAGCTTTATGACAGCGTGCCGGGCAAGGTCATTTTGCTTGAGCCAGGCGAGATTCACGATGGCGAAGCACCCACTACAGATGGCTTCACCTACTCCATGCTGTATCTGGATCCGCGCTGGCTGGAACAGGAGCTGCGTAGCCTGTTTGGCGATGCGCCTGAAGACTGCGTGCCGGCCATGAGCATGACCGTGGCACAGTCGCCAAAACTGATTTTTGCTATCGCCAGTACTTTTCAGACCCTGCATCAGCAGGAGCTACGCATTGTGCGCCAGACGGCGCTGGACTACCTGCTGACACAGCTGACCAGCCAAATGCACTGGCGTCGACGGACCGAAACCGACCCACGCATGCCGCAGGTGGCCCGGCAGGCACGGGACTACCTGCACTCTCATCTGCAGGACGATGTCAGCCTGACCGATCTGGCCAGCCTCACAGGCGTCGACCGCTTCCGCTTGAATCGTGCCTTCAAGGCTGCCTTCGGCCTGGCGCCACACGCTTACCTGGTGCAACTGCGACTGGCCCAGGCGCGTCGCAAGTTGGCCGCGGGCGAGTCGCCGGCACTGGTCGCCGCAGGCCTGGGGTTCGCCGACCAGAGCCACTTGGGGCGTTGGTTCAAACGCGCTTACGGCTTGACTCCAGCAGCATATCAACAGCGCTGCACGCACCTTCCAGACGGCCGTTGA
- a CDS encoding enoyl-CoA hydratase-related protein: MTLPATNDIILAERCGPTLVLTLNRPDKRNALETTMYILLEKHIDDALADPQIANLVLRGAGDFFCSGGDLRSLETRAALPVEERAALIQRLHDLVLKLKFCPKPVIAAIEGGAAGAGASLAFAADLIVAASGSYISMAYVKAGLVPDGGGSAFLAQSLPHQLAAEIALFGGRLPIERFQQAGVVNRVVEPGTALQVALELGQQLAEGARASQSAILQLLGPDQDAFRKQLDHEKQLMAVALGGAEAAEGIAAFKEKRAPRFPQPGRG, translated from the coding sequence ATGACATTGCCCGCTACCAACGACATCATTCTGGCTGAACGCTGCGGCCCCACACTGGTGTTGACACTGAACCGGCCAGACAAGCGCAACGCGCTTGAAACGACGATGTACATATTGCTGGAAAAGCATATCGACGACGCGCTGGCAGATCCGCAAATCGCCAATCTGGTGCTGCGCGGCGCCGGTGACTTCTTCTGTTCGGGTGGTGATCTACGCTCGCTGGAAACCCGTGCTGCCCTGCCCGTCGAGGAACGTGCGGCGCTGATCCAGCGCCTGCATGATCTGGTGCTGAAATTGAAGTTCTGCCCGAAGCCGGTGATTGCTGCCATTGAGGGTGGCGCCGCTGGGGCCGGAGCATCGCTGGCATTTGCTGCTGACCTGATCGTGGCGGCCAGCGGCAGCTATATATCCATGGCTTACGTCAAAGCCGGGCTGGTGCCAGATGGCGGCGGCTCGGCTTTTCTTGCCCAGTCCTTACCCCATCAGTTAGCCGCAGAGATTGCCTTGTTTGGCGGACGCTTGCCGATAGAACGGTTTCAGCAGGCGGGTGTAGTTAACCGCGTGGTCGAGCCGGGAACGGCTTTGCAGGTCGCGCTGGAGCTAGGCCAGCAATTGGCCGAGGGTGCGCGGGCATCGCAGAGCGCGATCCTGCAATTGCTCGGCCCCGATCAGGACGCATTCAGAAAGCAACTTGACCATGAAAAACAGCTGATGGCGGTCGCTTTGGGTGGTGCAGAGGCAGCAGAAGGTATTGCCGCCTTCAAGGAAAAACGTGCACCACGCTTTCCCCAACCGGGCAGAGGCTGA
- a CDS encoding FMN-dependent NADH-azoreductase, with amino-acid sequence MPHILHIDASARPGFAGKDNHGSHSRNLSHRFVSQWQSRRAQDSLTYRDIGQNPPSIIDHDWIAAAFTPEEKQEPWMADVLAESDELTGELIAADILVIGTPLYNFGMPAALKTWIDQVVRMGRTVDVDESNPLDPYVAKLADRPRHAVILTARGGVGFNPGGEMAHMNHLEPNLATALEFIGITRFHYIAIEGQEVGGELLAESVADAMQQVDTLVDELQAAFAEAPHLETV; translated from the coding sequence ATGCCACATATTCTGCACATAGACGCCAGCGCCCGCCCCGGCTTTGCCGGTAAGGACAATCACGGCTCCCACAGCCGCAATCTCAGCCACCGCTTCGTCAGCCAGTGGCAGTCCCGCCGTGCGCAAGACAGCCTTACCTACCGCGACATTGGTCAAAACCCACCGTCCATAATCGATCATGACTGGATCGCAGCCGCCTTCACGCCAGAGGAAAAACAGGAGCCCTGGATGGCAGATGTGTTGGCCGAAAGTGATGAATTAACCGGTGAGTTGATTGCTGCGGATATTCTGGTGATCGGCACGCCGCTATATAACTTCGGCATGCCCGCCGCGCTCAAGACCTGGATTGATCAAGTCGTACGCATGGGCCGGACGGTGGATGTCGATGAAAGCAATCCACTCGATCCTTATGTCGCCAAGCTCGCGGACCGACCGAGACATGCTGTCATCCTCACCGCCAGAGGCGGCGTGGGCTTCAACCCGGGTGGGGAGATGGCGCACATGAATCACCTGGAACCCAATCTGGCGACCGCCCTGGAGTTTATCGGGATCACCCGCTTTCACTATATCGCTATCGAAGGACAGGAAGTGGGTGGGGAATTGCTGGCTGAATCGGTAGCGGATGCAATGCAGCAGGTCGACACTCTCGTTGACGAGCTGCAGGCAGCTTTTGCAGAGGCCCCGCACCTGGAAACGGTATGA
- a CDS encoding sensor domain-containing diguanylate cyclase, with protein sequence MTTHPYLPHEKLLDLLLDVVCIVDVEGRFLSVSAASERVFGYRPDEMIGRTAFEFIHPDDRDASRALVERINSGEPSHDHENRYVHKDGHIVHIMWSAQWLEAEQVRVGVARDITARKRAEAMQAALYTVSEAAHTAGDLQTLYAQVHEVIGRLLPAENFFVALYDPAIDELSFPYYVDQFDRPPQPQRLDSGTLSAEVIRTGEAVLLTPETAEQTLAKIGSVAGKHSLDWLGVPLEAGTEIIGALVLQSYSGAVRYTEQNKELLQFVSSQVATAIERKRTHSRLEFLARYDHLTELPNRALFLDRLQNSLQRAQRDDLRLAVLYLDMDNFKQINDTFGHTTGDRLLQEVAQRLKQCVRESDTIGRLGGDEFAVLLDNIGKREDATLVADKIIATLSNPYILNDKTVISSPSLGIAIYPEHADDELELVRLADEAMYVAKRDGGKRFKIAAITAIANDQLNPTTYTTRPAPTSPNRE encoded by the coding sequence ATGACCACACACCCTTATCTGCCCCACGAAAAACTACTGGATCTGCTCCTGGACGTAGTATGCATTGTGGATGTTGAAGGTCGCTTTCTCTCGGTTAGCGCCGCCAGTGAGCGTGTTTTCGGTTACCGGCCGGATGAAATGATTGGCCGCACCGCCTTCGAATTTATTCATCCGGATGATCGCGATGCCAGCCGGGCGCTGGTTGAGCGGATTAATTCCGGCGAACCCTCCCATGATCACGAAAACCGATACGTTCACAAAGATGGGCACATCGTGCACATCATGTGGTCTGCTCAATGGCTTGAGGCAGAGCAGGTGCGAGTCGGCGTGGCGCGGGATATAACCGCGCGCAAGCGGGCCGAAGCGATGCAGGCTGCGCTGTATACCGTATCCGAAGCGGCGCACACTGCTGGTGATTTGCAGACGCTCTACGCTCAGGTGCATGAAGTTATTGGCCGCCTGTTACCGGCCGAGAATTTCTTCGTGGCTCTATACGACCCGGCCATCGATGAACTGAGTTTCCCGTACTATGTTGACCAGTTCGACCGCCCGCCGCAGCCCCAGCGGCTGGATTCAGGCACGCTTAGTGCTGAGGTCATCCGAACCGGTGAAGCTGTGCTGCTCACACCTGAAACCGCCGAGCAGACCCTGGCGAAAATCGGCAGCGTCGCAGGCAAGCATTCCTTGGACTGGCTGGGAGTACCGCTGGAAGCGGGCACGGAGATCATCGGCGCTCTGGTGCTGCAGAGCTATTCCGGCGCGGTGCGTTACACCGAGCAGAACAAGGAGCTGCTGCAATTCGTCTCAAGCCAGGTAGCCACCGCTATAGAGCGCAAACGCACGCACTCGCGCCTGGAGTTTCTAGCGCGCTACGATCACCTGACCGAGCTGCCCAACCGGGCGCTGTTTCTGGACCGCCTGCAAAACTCGCTGCAAAGAGCCCAACGTGACGACTTACGGCTGGCAGTGCTGTATCTCGACATGGATAACTTCAAACAGATCAACGACACCTTCGGCCACACCACCGGGGATCGGTTGCTGCAGGAAGTTGCCCAGCGCCTCAAGCAGTGTGTGCGGGAGTCCGACACCATTGGCCGGTTGGGCGGCGACGAGTTCGCTGTTTTGCTGGACAACATCGGTAAACGCGAAGACGCCACCCTGGTGGCCGACAAGATTATCGCCACACTGAGCAATCCGTACATCCTGAACGACAAAACGGTCATCAGCTCGCCCAGCCTGGGTATCGCCATATACCCAGAGCACGCCGATGATGAACTGGAGCTGGTTCGACTTGCGGATGAAGCCATGTACGTGGCCAAACGCGATGGCGGCAAGCGCTTCAAGATTGCCGCCATTACGGCCATAGCCAATGACCAGCTTAACCCGACAACGTACACAACCCGCCCGGCACCGACATCACCCAATCGCGAATAG